Proteins found in one Anopheles aquasalis chromosome 3, idAnoAquaMG_Q_19, whole genome shotgun sequence genomic segment:
- the LOC126579179 gene encoding uncharacterized protein DDB_G0283357 isoform X3, whose translation MDIGMDRGGPVDAGVATIGTLFQHIVNDMKNSSPLWEDFIAKATKLHACLRAAIQALAAYLDAFQKIADAATNSRGATKEIGTALTRVCLRHKAVESRMKTFTSAIMDCLIGPLQEKLEDWRKQVTVIDKDHAKEYKRCRAELKKRSSDTLRLQKKAKKGLQADNNLHVLVENSMQDVTLRRCELEEVERKSLRAIMVEERTRYCTFVSLLQPVVHEECEVMSELGHLQEAMQLIAAVTKDPAQLPQASEELILESKANIGLYPDSPGGSNSQGGCSNSLGSRKSSVCSISSINSSSSGSPGHHHQFQRSLSQYSPAIRLKPGESSDSGFCSSPALTSQASTLASQSHAVSTWPPHTQDATSTVDRPHTISSAYEKGHQRPALTVYTFQSPETIVETSTNHPKSPANVACRPPLPVRCSSLERPLSTTSVKNATSNIPRQCPSPIPAHITKEHPQLQPTYVNMTELASMAASKTTNNSNNGINNNINNNGGGTVPVASTANQQQHHQMQQQQQQQQQQHGHQHHGHGGVGGYQQLQQANSPVLSSASSLISPDSNATNPISSPDASACSTQTPQNTPQTGSPGTPNYSGGGAINQGYRSTTPSSMAGGLFDPASTPCESNNDTSSNHTITIDDNDEHYSNNSTSTCAASISTTTNTNTTNNTTTTSTTTNKPSSAPHESSDYCSGTGGTATTISSSNTSTITSTTTSSASITPGSSAKVDKDLLKRTGSVLEKTSMFEQQINNNQLHLQQPQPQQQQQQQQLSVPGSPANAPLVYGRRTTHEEIYKSAGQLLLDRDAADCIDKQTIEELNNLIGELDLFQKEHEHASVSSFGGGLVGGHRAPNGTDDSASEIVENGNGVNNNNHHHHHHHHHQRASVHDDEEVANGSLLDALDGPKTTRLSGATAAGTRLPSSISSSNSNLDEYLSNHLASIGDEQGLMDGGSMTNLAAKYSNYSKLEGSDYGSPYHHHQQQQQHQFYPQTSSLGGSTHALDGSGTGFENPSFMMAENYYSQNRSEVVVLRCKDTSRNSLNTAPDDLLTGSGLMQLNGDTNGTGSNGTSTQHPHQRLSSFRSVNSRPASPASMSSFFGVTSRSPTPSLSLPVSANNSPQHYHHHNHHHQHLNGTNGGGANGSSSINGSNDIAMGVEYSNSTSASSSSAATAAATGAAPSQYDDRINRNKPAITPRPASLSGPTRVTRRASVNTVKPPPPVRRSSSVTPSPSVGTNSITTTNLAQQSVAYTSSESLPPPPAYLLDSTAGSSPSISGNVAGTVKALNEIRHTPASPGVLRRAQQSNPPSNQGSPTLSNRSPKTNLHQPGGGIYAQPKQLTSMSSFRNSSPAKQGPQKPNSGFLAQLNAKIAPNKPPPPGHGTASSSAYQHQQQHQQQQHVQQPSNNYVYTTAPSGNELIYQRSTPVDPRMSYNNNQQQQQQYQQQQQQQQQQYYQSQQQQQQQPIQPPPREGKSSIYSSASQSSSHQHQQQHYQQQQQYYQNQYHQQQQQPQQQLQYQPTSQQYHYQHHQQPNSVSHRQQYAPAAGGAAASSYATQNIYVSTNPFASSVQTSAAGGSGGSSSYSPSSFGKGGVRSGDDIVVGAGGGSSATSTPNRTNHHMRNNNGAAGGSSAGAAASGGGPVTHNVLAKTSAGFLENLNARLAEQRLSGKAFAVRNLINSKALPDPRICHESLMDQIKRGATLKRNRTINDRSAPKIH comes from the exons AACTCGAGCCCACTGTGGGAGGATTTCATTGCCAAAGCGACCAAGCTGCACGCTTGCTTAAG GGCTGCAATCCAAGCGTTGGCGGCCTATTTGGACGCATTCCAAAAGATTGCCGATGCTGCGACCAACTCGAGAG GAGCCACCAAAGAGATTGGCACGGCGTTGACACGCGTCTGCCTCCGGCACAAAGCGGTCGAGAGCCGCATGAAAACGTTCACCAGTGCGATCATGGACTGCCTGATCGGGCCACTGCAGGAAAAGCTGGAGGACTGGCGCAAGCAGGTGACGGTGATCGATAAGGACCATGCCAAAGAGTACAAGCGGTGCCGGGCGGAGCTGAAGAAGCGCTCGAGCGACACGCTGCGATTGCAGAAGAAGGCCAAGAAGGGTCTTCAGGCGGACAACAATCTGCACGTGCTGGTCGAGAACTCGATGCAGGACGTCACGCTGCGGCGCTGCGAACTGGAGGAGGTCGAGCGCAAGTCGCTCCGGGCGATCATGGTCGAGGAGCGGACGCGGTACTGTACCTTCGTCAGCCTGCTCCAACCGGTGGTGCACGAGGAGTGCGAGGTGATGTCCGAACTCGGTCACCTACAG GAAGCAATGCAGCTGATAGCGGCCGTCACGAAGGATCCCGCCCAGCTACCGCAGGCGTCCGAGGAGCTGATACTCGAATCGAAAGCCAACATTGGCCTGTACCCGGATTCGCCCGGTGGTTCCAACTCGCAGGGTGGCTGCTCCAACTCGCTCGGTTCGCGCAAAAGCTCCGTCTgctcgatcagctcgatcaacagcagcagcagcggctccccgggacaccatcatcagttCCAGCGATCATTATCACAG TACTCCCCGGCGATACGTTTGAAACCAGGCGAATCGAGCGATAGCGGCTTTTGCTCTTCACCAGCTTTAACGTCACAG GCATCTACATTAGCTAGTCAATCACATGCCGTCTCGACGTGGCCACCGCACACTCAGGACGCGACGTCGACCGTCGATCGTCCGCACACGATTTCGTCCGCGTACGAGAAGGGCCACCAGCGGCCTGCCCTTACCGTCTACACCTTCCAAAGCCCGGAAACGATCGTTGAGACGTCCACGAATCATCCAAAGTCGCCTGCCAATGTCGCGTGtcgaccaccactaccagtg cGCTGTTCATCTCTGGAGCGACCGCTCTCGACGACATCGGTCAAAAATGCCACTTCCAACATCCCGCGCCAATGCCCCTCCCCGATTCCGGCACATATTACCAAAG AACACCCACAACTACAGCCCACGTACGTCAACATGACGGAGCTGGCTTCGATGGCTGCTTCTAAAACCactaacaacagcaacaatggcattaacaacaacatcaacaacaatggagGCGGTACAGTACCAGTCGCTTCGACTGccaatcaacagcaacaccaccagatgcagcagcagcagcagcagcaacagcaacagcatggccatcagcatcatgggcatggtggtgttggaggctatcagcagctgcagcaagcaAACTCACCCGTGCTCTCATCGGCCTCGTCGCTCATATCGCCCGATTCGAATGCGACGAATCCGATCAGCTCACCGGACGCCTCGGCCTGCAGTACGCAGACACCGCAAAACACGCCCCAGACTGGATCGCCCGGTACACCGAActacagtggtggtggcgccatcAATCAGGGATATCGCAGCACGACGCCATCGTCTATGGCGGGTGGTCTGTTCGATCCGGCGAGCACCCCGTGTGAAAGTAATAACGATACTTCCTCCAATCACACCATCACGATCGACGACAATGATGAGCATTATTCTAACAACAGCACGAGCACATGCGCTGCGTCCATTTCTACTACCACCAATACCaataccaccaacaacaccaccaccacatccaccaccactaacaagCCATCATCTGCTCCTCACGAAAGTAGTGACTATTGTTCTGGCACTGGTGGCACTGCGACCACCATATCCTCTTCCAACACCTCAACCATCACCTCTACTACCACCTCATCTGCCTCGATCACGCCAGGCTCATCAGCAAAGGTCGACAAAGATTTACTCAAACGTACCGGTTCAGTTCTAGAGAAAACGTCGATGTTCGAGCAGcagatcaacaacaaccagctgCACttgcagcaaccgcaaccccagcagcagcagcagcagcagcagctcagtgTTCCAGGGTCACCGGCGAATGCTCCACTAGTGTATGGGCGACGAACAACTCACgaagaaatatacaaatccgCCGGTCAGCTACTTCTGGATCGCGATGCAG CAGACTGCATCGATAAGCAAACGATCGAAGAGCTTAACAATCTGATCGGTGAATTGGATCTCTTTCAAAAAGAGCACGAACATGCGAGTGTGTCATCGTTCGGTGGGGGCCTTGTTGGGGGGCATCgtgcaccgaacggaaccgacgATAGCGCGTCGGAGATCGTAGAGAATGGCAATGGCGTgaataacaacaaccatcatcaccaccaccaccaccatcatcagcgtgccagtgtgcatgatgatgaagaagtaGCTAATGGTAGCCTTTTGGATGCTCTAGATGGTCCCAAAACAACTCGATTATCGGGAGCAACAGCGGCAGGGACACGGCTTCCGTCCTCCATCTCATCCAGCAATAGCAATCTGGACGAGTATCTGAGCAACCATCTGGCATCGATCGGCGACGAGCAGGGCCTGATGGATGGTGGATCGATGACGAACCTTGCGGCCAAGTATAGCAACTACAGCAAGCTAGAGGGCAGTGACTATGGATCgccgtatcatcatcatcaacagcagcagcagcatcagttctATCCACAGACATCGTCGTTAGGTGGTTCCACGCATGCCCTGGATGGCAGTGGAACCGGGTTCGAGAATCCTTCCTTTATGATGGCCGAGAACTACTACAGCCAAAACCGGAGCGAGGTAGTGGTGCTGCGCTGCAAGGATACTAGCCGCAACAGTCTGAACACGGCACCGGACGATCTGCTGACGGGTAGTGGGCTGATGCAGCTGAACGGTGATACCAATGGCACTGGCAGCAACGGTACCAGCACTCAGCATCCGCATCAGCGATTAAGCTCGTTCCGTAGCGTCAACTCACGGCCGGCCTCACCGGCCTCGATGTCTTCGTTTTTCGGTGTCACTTCCCGATCACCGACACCTTCCCTATCACTACCTGTATCAGCCAACAATTCCCCGcaacactaccatcaccacaaccaccatcatcaacatctaAATGGTACGAACGGCGGCGGTGCGAAtggtagcagtagcatcaaCGGGAGCAATGACATAGCAATGGGCGTTGAGTATTCCAATAGCAcgagcgcatcatcatcatcagcagcaacagcagcagcaacaggagcagctcCGTCGCAGTATGATGATCGTATCAATCGTAACAAACCCGCCATCACCCCGAGACCTGCATCGTTatctg GCCCGACCCGTGTCACAAGACGTGCGTCTGTGAATACCGTCAAACCGCCACCGCCCGTCCGGCGCAGCTCGAGCGTCACGCCTAGTCCAAGCGTAGGAACT aactccatcaccaccaccaatcttGCCCAGCAAAGCGTAGCTTACACCTCATCAGAAAGTTTACCTCCGCCACCTGCTTATCTCTTAGATTCCACCGCCGGAAGCTCACCTAGTA TTTCAGGCAATGTAGCGGGCACGGTGAAGGCACTGAATGAAATAAGACACACACCGGCCAGCCCGGGGGTACTACGAAGAGCTCAGCAGAGTAATCCTCCCTCCAATCAAGGATCGCCAACG CTGTCCAATCGATCTCCGAAAACGAACCTTCATCAACCGGGTGGAGGCATCTACGCACAACCGAAACAGCTTACGAGTATGTCTAGCTTCCGCAATTCAAGTCCTGCAAAGCAAG GGCCTCAGAAACCAAACAGTGGCTTCTTGGCGCAACTGAATGCCAAAATTGCTCCCAACAAACCGCCACCTCCAGGTCATGGCACCGCTAGCAGTTCAGCTtatcagcaccaacagcagcaccagcagcagcagcatgtgcagcAACCCTCGAACAACTATGTCTATACGACGGCTCCGTCCGGTAACGAGCTGATTTACCAGCGTTCAACTCCCGTCGATCCTCGAATGTCCTACAACAataatcagcagcaacagcaacagtaccaacagcagcagcagcagcagcagcaacaatactatcaatcgcaacagcagcaacagcagcaaccgatccaACCGCCACCAAGAGAGGGTAAAAGCTCCATCTATTCCTCCGCTAGTCAATCTTCTtcccaccagcatcagcagcaacactaccagcaacagcagcagtactacCAGAACCagtaccatcagcagcaacaacaaccacaacagcaactacAATACCAGCCAACCTCGCAACAATATCATtaccaacaccatcaacagcccAATTCAGTGTcccaccggcagcagtacgCACCGGCCGCGGGCGGGGCGGCTGCTAGCAGCTACGCTACCCAGAACATTTACGTGTCGACGAATCCGTTCGCCAGTTCCGTCcaaacttctgctgctggcggcagtggtggtagcagtagcTATTCGCCTTCATCATTTGGCAAGGGTGGTGTTCGAAGTGGGGACGacattgttgttggtgccggtggtggatctAGCGCCACGAGCACACCCAACCGCACAA ATCATCACATGCGAAACAATaatggtgccgctggtggatCATCCGCTGGAGCTGCAGCATCCGGTGGTGGACCAGTAACGCACAACGTGCTGGCGAAGACCAGTGCTGGGTTCCTGGAAAATCTCAATGCCCGCCTAGCGGAGCAAAGGCTTTCGGGTAAAGCGTTCGCCGTAAGGAATCTCATCAACAGCAAAGCACTC CCCGATCCACGTATCTGCCACGAGTCGTTGATGGATCAAATCAAACGGGGTGCCACGCTGAAGAGGAATCGCACGATCAATGATCGTAGCGCACCGAAAATCCATTAG
- the LOC126579179 gene encoding transcription factor SPT20 homolog isoform X6: MDIGMDRGGPVDAGVATIGTLFQHIVNDMKNSSPLWEDFIAKATKLHACLRAAIQALAAYLDAFQKIADAATNSRGATKEIGTALTRVCLRHKAVESRMKTFTSAIMDCLIGPLQEKLEDWRKQVTVIDKDHAKEYKRCRAELKKRSSDTLRLQKKAKKGLQADNNLHVLVENSMQDVTLRRCELEEVERKSLRAIMVEERTRYCTFVSLLQPVVHEECEVMSELGHLQEAMQLIAAVTKDPAQLPQASEELILESKANIGLYPDSPGGSNSQGGCSNSLGSRKSSVCSISSINSSSSGSPGHHHQFQRSLSQYSPAIRLKPGESSDSGFCSSPALTSQASTLASQSHAVSTWPPHTQDATSTVDRPHTISSAYEKGHQRPALTVYTFQSPETIVETSTNHPKSPANVACRPPLPVRCSSLERPLSTTSVKNATSNIPRQCPSPIPAHITKEHPQLQPTYVNMTELASMAASKTTNNSNNGINNNINNNGGGTVPVASTANQQQHHQMQQQQQQQQQQHGHQHHGHGGVGGYQQLQQANSPVLSSASSLISPDSNATNPISSPDASACSTQTPQNTPQTGSPGTPNYSGGGAINQGYRSTTPSSMAGGLFDPASTPCEILEKTSMFEQQINNNQLHLQQPQPQQQQQQQQLSVPGSPANAPLVYGRRTTHEEIYKSAGQLLLDRDAADCIDKQTIEELNNLIGELDLFQKEHEHASVSSFGGGLVGGHRAPNGTDDSASEIVENGNGVNNNNHHHHHHHHHQRASVHDDEEVANGSLLDALDGPKTTRLSGATAAGTRLPSSISSSNSNLDEYLSNHLASIGDEQGLMDGGSMTNLAAKYSNYSKLEGSDYGSPYHHHQQQQQHQFYPQTSSLGGSTHALDGSGTGFENPSFMMAENYYSQNRSEVVVLRCKDTSRNSLNTAPDDLLTGSGLMQLNGDTNGTGSNGTSTQHPHQRLSSFRSVNSRPASPASMSSFFGVTSRSPTPSLSLPVSANNSPQHYHHHNHHHQHLNGTNGGGANGSSSINGSNDIAMGVEYSNSTSASSSSAATAAATGAAPSQYDDRINRNKPAITPRPASLSGPTRVTRRASVNTVKPPPPVRRSSSVTPSPSVGTNSITTTNLAQQSVAYTSSESLPPPPAYLLDSTAGSSPSISGNVAGTVKALNEIRHTPASPGVLRRAQQSNPPSNQGSPTPTNTNLYATLQPSKHDHTMIASSASSSALAAAATASQHHHPTTPNSFHASDGNKSLSNRSPKTNLHQPGGGIYAQPKQLTSMSSFRNSSPAKQGPQKPNSGFLAQLNAKIAPNKPPPPGHGTASSSAYQHQQQHQQQQHVQQPSNNYVYTTAPSGNELIYQRSTPVDPRMSYNNNQQQQQQYQQQQQQQQQQYYQSQQQQQQQPIQPPPREGKSSIYSSASQSSSHQHQQQHYQQQQQYYQNQYHQQQQQPQQQLQYQPTSQQYHYQHHQQPNSVSHRQQYAPAAGGAAASSYATQNIYVSTNPFASSVQTSAAGGSGGSSSYSPSSFGKGGVRSGDDIVVGAGGGSSATSTPNRTNHHMRNNNGAAGGSSAGAAASGGGPVTHNVLAKTSAGFLENLNARLAEQRLSGKAFAVRNLINSKALPDPRICHESLMDQIKRGATLKRNRTINDRSAPKIH, translated from the exons AACTCGAGCCCACTGTGGGAGGATTTCATTGCCAAAGCGACCAAGCTGCACGCTTGCTTAAG GGCTGCAATCCAAGCGTTGGCGGCCTATTTGGACGCATTCCAAAAGATTGCCGATGCTGCGACCAACTCGAGAG GAGCCACCAAAGAGATTGGCACGGCGTTGACACGCGTCTGCCTCCGGCACAAAGCGGTCGAGAGCCGCATGAAAACGTTCACCAGTGCGATCATGGACTGCCTGATCGGGCCACTGCAGGAAAAGCTGGAGGACTGGCGCAAGCAGGTGACGGTGATCGATAAGGACCATGCCAAAGAGTACAAGCGGTGCCGGGCGGAGCTGAAGAAGCGCTCGAGCGACACGCTGCGATTGCAGAAGAAGGCCAAGAAGGGTCTTCAGGCGGACAACAATCTGCACGTGCTGGTCGAGAACTCGATGCAGGACGTCACGCTGCGGCGCTGCGAACTGGAGGAGGTCGAGCGCAAGTCGCTCCGGGCGATCATGGTCGAGGAGCGGACGCGGTACTGTACCTTCGTCAGCCTGCTCCAACCGGTGGTGCACGAGGAGTGCGAGGTGATGTCCGAACTCGGTCACCTACAG GAAGCAATGCAGCTGATAGCGGCCGTCACGAAGGATCCCGCCCAGCTACCGCAGGCGTCCGAGGAGCTGATACTCGAATCGAAAGCCAACATTGGCCTGTACCCGGATTCGCCCGGTGGTTCCAACTCGCAGGGTGGCTGCTCCAACTCGCTCGGTTCGCGCAAAAGCTCCGTCTgctcgatcagctcgatcaacagcagcagcagcggctccccgggacaccatcatcagttCCAGCGATCATTATCACAG TACTCCCCGGCGATACGTTTGAAACCAGGCGAATCGAGCGATAGCGGCTTTTGCTCTTCACCAGCTTTAACGTCACAG GCATCTACATTAGCTAGTCAATCACATGCCGTCTCGACGTGGCCACCGCACACTCAGGACGCGACGTCGACCGTCGATCGTCCGCACACGATTTCGTCCGCGTACGAGAAGGGCCACCAGCGGCCTGCCCTTACCGTCTACACCTTCCAAAGCCCGGAAACGATCGTTGAGACGTCCACGAATCATCCAAAGTCGCCTGCCAATGTCGCGTGtcgaccaccactaccagtg cGCTGTTCATCTCTGGAGCGACCGCTCTCGACGACATCGGTCAAAAATGCCACTTCCAACATCCCGCGCCAATGCCCCTCCCCGATTCCGGCACATATTACCAAAG AACACCCACAACTACAGCCCACGTACGTCAACATGACGGAGCTGGCTTCGATGGCTGCTTCTAAAACCactaacaacagcaacaatggcattaacaacaacatcaacaacaatggagGCGGTACAGTACCAGTCGCTTCGACTGccaatcaacagcaacaccaccagatgcagcagcagcagcagcagcaacagcaacagcatggccatcagcatcatgggcatggtggtgttggaggctatcagcagctgcagcaagcaAACTCACCCGTGCTCTCATCGGCCTCGTCGCTCATATCGCCCGATTCGAATGCGACGAATCCGATCAGCTCACCGGACGCCTCGGCCTGCAGTACGCAGACACCGCAAAACACGCCCCAGACTGGATCGCCCGGTACACCGAActacagtggtggtggcgccatcAATCAGGGATATCGCAGCACGACGCCATCGTCTATGGCGGGTGGTCTGTTCGATCCGGCGAGCACCCCGTGTGAAA TTCTAGAGAAAACGTCGATGTTCGAGCAGcagatcaacaacaaccagctgCACttgcagcaaccgcaaccccagcagcagcagcagcagcagcagctcagtgTTCCAGGGTCACCGGCGAATGCTCCACTAGTGTATGGGCGACGAACAACTCACgaagaaatatacaaatccgCCGGTCAGCTACTTCTGGATCGCGATGCAG CAGACTGCATCGATAAGCAAACGATCGAAGAGCTTAACAATCTGATCGGTGAATTGGATCTCTTTCAAAAAGAGCACGAACATGCGAGTGTGTCATCGTTCGGTGGGGGCCTTGTTGGGGGGCATCgtgcaccgaacggaaccgacgATAGCGCGTCGGAGATCGTAGAGAATGGCAATGGCGTgaataacaacaaccatcatcaccaccaccaccaccatcatcagcgtgccagtgtgcatgatgatgaagaagtaGCTAATGGTAGCCTTTTGGATGCTCTAGATGGTCCCAAAACAACTCGATTATCGGGAGCAACAGCGGCAGGGACACGGCTTCCGTCCTCCATCTCATCCAGCAATAGCAATCTGGACGAGTATCTGAGCAACCATCTGGCATCGATCGGCGACGAGCAGGGCCTGATGGATGGTGGATCGATGACGAACCTTGCGGCCAAGTATAGCAACTACAGCAAGCTAGAGGGCAGTGACTATGGATCgccgtatcatcatcatcaacagcagcagcagcatcagttctATCCACAGACATCGTCGTTAGGTGGTTCCACGCATGCCCTGGATGGCAGTGGAACCGGGTTCGAGAATCCTTCCTTTATGATGGCCGAGAACTACTACAGCCAAAACCGGAGCGAGGTAGTGGTGCTGCGCTGCAAGGATACTAGCCGCAACAGTCTGAACACGGCACCGGACGATCTGCTGACGGGTAGTGGGCTGATGCAGCTGAACGGTGATACCAATGGCACTGGCAGCAACGGTACCAGCACTCAGCATCCGCATCAGCGATTAAGCTCGTTCCGTAGCGTCAACTCACGGCCGGCCTCACCGGCCTCGATGTCTTCGTTTTTCGGTGTCACTTCCCGATCACCGACACCTTCCCTATCACTACCTGTATCAGCCAACAATTCCCCGcaacactaccatcaccacaaccaccatcatcaacatctaAATGGTACGAACGGCGGCGGTGCGAAtggtagcagtagcatcaaCGGGAGCAATGACATAGCAATGGGCGTTGAGTATTCCAATAGCAcgagcgcatcatcatcatcagcagcaacagcagcagcaacaggagcagctcCGTCGCAGTATGATGATCGTATCAATCGTAACAAACCCGCCATCACCCCGAGACCTGCATCGTTatctg GCCCGACCCGTGTCACAAGACGTGCGTCTGTGAATACCGTCAAACCGCCACCGCCCGTCCGGCGCAGCTCGAGCGTCACGCCTAGTCCAAGCGTAGGAACT aactccatcaccaccaccaatcttGCCCAGCAAAGCGTAGCTTACACCTCATCAGAAAGTTTACCTCCGCCACCTGCTTATCTCTTAGATTCCACCGCCGGAAGCTCACCTAGTA TTTCAGGCAATGTAGCGGGCACGGTGAAGGCACTGAATGAAATAAGACACACACCGGCCAGCCCGGGGGTACTACGAAGAGCTCAGCAGAGTAATCCTCCCTCCAATCAAGGATCGCCAACG CCCACCAACACGAATCTGTACGCCACCTTACAACCTTCCAAGCATGATCATACCATGATAGCATCCTCTGCGTCATCATCTgcgttagctgctgctgctaccgcatcacagcaccatcatcctACTACACCCAACTCATTCCATGCCAGTGACGGCAACAAATCG CTGTCCAATCGATCTCCGAAAACGAACCTTCATCAACCGGGTGGAGGCATCTACGCACAACCGAAACAGCTTACGAGTATGTCTAGCTTCCGCAATTCAAGTCCTGCAAAGCAAG GGCCTCAGAAACCAAACAGTGGCTTCTTGGCGCAACTGAATGCCAAAATTGCTCCCAACAAACCGCCACCTCCAGGTCATGGCACCGCTAGCAGTTCAGCTtatcagcaccaacagcagcaccagcagcagcagcatgtgcagcAACCCTCGAACAACTATGTCTATACGACGGCTCCGTCCGGTAACGAGCTGATTTACCAGCGTTCAACTCCCGTCGATCCTCGAATGTCCTACAACAataatcagcagcaacagcaacagtaccaacagcagcagcagcagcagcagcaacaatactatcaatcgcaacagcagcaacagcagcaaccgatccaACCGCCACCAAGAGAGGGTAAAAGCTCCATCTATTCCTCCGCTAGTCAATCTTCTtcccaccagcatcagcagcaacactaccagcaacagcagcagtactacCAGAACCagtaccatcagcagcaacaacaaccacaacagcaactacAATACCAGCCAACCTCGCAACAATATCATtaccaacaccatcaacagcccAATTCAGTGTcccaccggcagcagtacgCACCGGCCGCGGGCGGGGCGGCTGCTAGCAGCTACGCTACCCAGAACATTTACGTGTCGACGAATCCGTTCGCCAGTTCCGTCcaaacttctgctgctggcggcagtggtggtagcagtagcTATTCGCCTTCATCATTTGGCAAGGGTGGTGTTCGAAGTGGGGACGacattgttgttggtgccggtggtggatctAGCGCCACGAGCACACCCAACCGCACAA ATCATCACATGCGAAACAATaatggtgccgctggtggatCATCCGCTGGAGCTGCAGCATCCGGTGGTGGACCAGTAACGCACAACGTGCTGGCGAAGACCAGTGCTGGGTTCCTGGAAAATCTCAATGCCCGCCTAGCGGAGCAAAGGCTTTCGGGTAAAGCGTTCGCCGTAAGGAATCTCATCAACAGCAAAGCACTC CCCGATCCACGTATCTGCCACGAGTCGTTGATGGATCAAATCAAACGGGGTGCCACGCTGAAGAGGAATCGCACGATCAATGATCGTAGCGCACCGAAAATCCATTAG